ttttggcgagggttgtttttgtcttgttcaacatatacattgtctaaatgtattgcatacgctctgtcataatgttctcactttggcgcatgacctgctgtgcttcagttgtaaggccctcaattataaggccctgcatgtttgtatgtctcttctgcatcacttgaatataggtctttctataagttttaacagtatattttaatagtaatctatattttaatagtggcagattatatagtgattacataataaaagttccactatatatagtgattacataataaaagttccactatactttcacatctgtccaAATGAACCGCACCAAAAAGACAGACAAACTACATTTCACCGAACTAAATGAGGCAGATGTGAATAATCTGACCCTAAATGAAGAGAATAATGGGATGCTTTATATTTACGCACTGACTCTGGGAGTTATTTGGGGCCCCTAGAAGTACCTAATGCATCTAATTAGGTCCATCTAATTTTCAGAAGACTGTCATGACGTTTAACGGCCATCAACATCTTTAATGCTTGAAAGTgtttaatatttagatatttgttaaacgtaTGCACTTTTATATctgtgtattatatcatctttgcatcaaattacaaaaaaaacgaaTGAGCGCTTTcgtgaggtgtgtgtaatgcagtgtgtatgggtgcaGGACAGTTattctgacattattctctcctctggctgctgtTATTAGTCTCACACTATTTATTTCCTTCTTCTGAAAGTCtcgataacaccatcgtggagtttgtcttttattatttcagcaaataggattgtaaaagaATGACTTGTTGTGCTCTCCcgttcactgcgctctaagtttactcaactatgatgacttctgctgctgaaaCCCGCAAATGAGGCTCCACAATGTCTTTCTCTGTGTGTATTTACAGAATTAGGTGTGAACATCATGCTGTTGGGTAACACAGGAGCGGGAAAGAGCGCATCTGGAAACACCATCATGGGTGAAGACAGATTTCTAGAACATTTTTCTCCTCAGGCTGTGACTTATTTCAGTGAATTAGCAAATACAGTAGTTGATGGACAAAGGATCACTGTGATGGACACTGTCGGACTCTCCAACACACAAGTGAAGATCTCGGAGGCTAAAAGACAAATAGAGAATATGTTAAAGGAAAAAGATGTCCATGTGTTTCTGCTGGTGGTCAGACTGGGTGATAAATTCACTGAGTTCGAGAGTAAGTTGCTGAAGTGGATCAGGCAGAATTTCGGAGCAGACATCTTTAAGCGCACAATAGTGCTGTTTACTCACGTGGATCAGTTACATGAGCCTGTAGAGAGATATCTGCATGAATCTAAATCACTGCAGTCGATCATTCATCAGTGTTTTGGACGCTATCATGTTTTTAACAACAGAGACAAAGGTCGCGCTCAAGTCAATGAGCTTCTGGAGAAAATAAAGAAAGTTCGGATGATGAATGGGGAACTCAGTCGATACTCTATTCGGGATTATAGAAAGGTTCAACACGATCTTCTAATGAAAGATTGTGCAATTGGAGCAGCAGTATGTGGAGTCATGTTTTTTATGATAGCTCCTGCATTAGGTGTGGGGAAAGCAGCGCAAACAGGAGCAATGATAGGCACAGGTCTGCTAGCATTAGCAGCTTTTTTGGGAGTGATTATTTTGGCAAGAAAATGTTTTtcttaagtgtggtttatttatagactaatttcgagaggatcacgtgcttatgatcaatacggctggctcctcattagctccgtaatctgacccattagatgattatggaagcattataaataaccagagtttttcactccagttatcttcatcttgaagcttccccctccttccacccctacttcctcaattcaattcaattcaattcaattcaattcacctttatttgtatagcgcttatacaatgtagattgtgtcaaagcagcttcacataaaaggtcacagtaaataggaacagtgtagttcagtttgtagtgtttaagttcagttcagtttagctcagttcagtgtggtttaataatcactactgagagtccaaatattgaagggcaaatccaacgatgcgcagctctacagatcccgaaccatgcaagctaatggcgacagcggagaggggaaaaaaacttcactaatggcggaagtgaagaaaaaaaaccttgagagaaaccaggctcagttgggcacgaccattttaatttatccgctggccaaacgtcttgtgcagagctgcagtctcagtggcggaggctggaagctggcctcagcgaagactcgtctgtctctggagcgtcacaggaatcagtctcatgttctccactcttccatggccaccacagtagctgctcaggatacggcctggtccaggattttcctcccccttttcctcacgctttttttttcgatagggcgacacggtggcccagtggctagcactgttgcctcacagcaagaacaccgctggtccaacctcctatcgggctggttggtgtttctgtgcggaatttacatgttctccccatgttcgcgtgggtttcccccgggtcccccggtttcctcccaccgtccaaaaacataaaccatagcaatagattaaaccaaattatcaccgaagaCAACCCTAGtgtacacttctcacgcggcgacaagcaggggagttctcgagacctacctgagctcgaactccgctctcgcccttctaacgggagggagccccgggctcgaggatattacgaactcagggctctctcctgagaCAGCATGCTAAATActctttattgattatcagctaagtgtgaactcttgaaaaagctTGTTAGCATCATTTCATGCCTCTCAAATACTCTGTAAGAGGCACTAACTAATAAAAGGTGTAGAAACATGACTACTTATCATGTAGATTTCACATTCATAAATGCAATATGTATATGTTAATTCTTTAACGtgtttataataaatgttaatatacaTATTCAAGTCAATTCATGTtcatttctctagcgcttttacaatgtagactgtgtcaaaacagcttaacacaGGAGTTCTGTTAAATGTAAactctgtcagtccagttttcagagttgaaactctgtttagttcagtgtggtttaattttcactgctgaaagtccaaacactgaagtgcaaatccatccctgtcccaaaccaagcaagccagtggcgacagtgacaAGGAACaagcttcaccaattgacaaaagtgaaggggagaaaatcttgagagaaaccaggctccaTTTTCTGTATTAAAACTAATGTAATATCATGTAGAAAATTCTGCATAGAAAAAGCATTAAAAAGATCACGCACGTGTGTGAGGAGGCTTACTGTATTAATAAACGAACAAATCAGAATTTATATTCAAATGACACAACGTCGTTTGCGTTTGTCAAATAAATCAGTGGCCACCAGCCAAGCGCTTCAGGAAGGAATCAATTAACAATTAAGGAATCAATTTCAACTAAAAAATGGGCAAATGAGGGAGAGGATTGGCcaccagccaatcagctttcagaaGCACCACGGTATTACGTCATCAAACCAACCAACGACcgaaaaaccttttttttttttttttgtcaaaatcttTTCAAGTTTAAATCTGATTCACCAAATAGCGATTAAATACATTAACGAGTGCTAAAACTGAGCGGAAGGGACATGTCGGACGAAGTTCATCTCTACACAGGTGAGTTCATGTTTAGATAAACAGTATGGATGTTAATGCTAATTGATTTGTGTCACGATTTCTTCCatttattgaatatattgaaGGTTATGTAGGTGATTTTAACGTGTCAATAGTCATCAGGGATATTTAAAATTACATGTGGAGATCGTGGAAAACATTCCTGCGATCATTAACTGataaaatcagtgtttttttcaTGTTAGTTTATTCGAAAAAGATCCCTCACAACCCCGGTTACATTCATGTACCCCTTTTTCTTGTTCTAATTGTCTTTTGATAATGTAAATGACTTTGGGGTGCTTAATTGGGATTAAATCCATTTATTTTTAACGTTTCTCTCTTATTCTTTTTAACTAGTAGTTTACACAAAGCTGTGTTTGCTCACTTTGGCCAGAGGAGGGCGCCAAATCACATGAGAAATGTTATTAGCCATATTTATTTCTTGGTTACATCTCTAAAACTTGATCAGTTCCTCTCACTTTTTTTTGTCACCATGAACATATTTCACattgaggtaaagctggttttatatttgcactttTAGCTTTTCTTCATAATTAAGATAATTTAATTAAAGTGCAAATTATTAATAggtaaatcatattagcagccattgACTATCATATTAACACATTGTTTAcatcaattaaatagtgctgatgttgttttgaagtcatatttacatgcaaatattcagaccaaatatttaaagtagcatggAAAACAATATAGGGGCCAAGCCCTGTCAAAAAATGAAGGAATTTGCGAatacaaaaccaactttacctcaatatgttGACTGAAAGGAAGCAGATATGAGTAGCAACAttaattttcaaatgcaatatgCAAAATGCCATGTATTTCTGTATCTAAATGAGCATTTTCCAAGAACGTTTGGtgcagaatgaaaatgaaaatgtatttatttgctttacACTCGCCATTTTCAACCGCAAATTGCATACTAATGCTTTAAAAGTTGTTAAATTAAACTGAAAGTACTCAAATTTAATTGACGTAACTTATTAACGTTGCTGTTTTACACTTCAATGTGCATTTTGCTATCTATGTGCTTCCAGACACTAGATCAGCACATGAATAAGCATCAGCTCATCTGTTTAACTGTACATGTGTAGTATATGCAAAGTGATATTTACTTATGATTTACATATATGCAGATTACCTCACTGTAGTATGCAAATCAACTCAAGCATGCGCTGTAAATGTGCTTTCTCATCGTCAAGACAGATTATTGGACAGTAGTTTATTGATAGCACACGGTTTCATGAGAGTCTGAGATTTATGaggattgagtgtgtgtgtgtgtgtgtgtgtgtgtgtgtgtgtgtgtgtgtgtgtgtgtgtgttgtttaccaagcccttttttttgttgttgttgtttaccaagtgcttttgtgtgtgtgtgtgtgtgtgtgtgtgtgtgtgtgtgtgtgtgtgtgtgtgtgtgtgtgtgtgtgtgtgtgttgtttaccaagcccttttttttgttgttgttgttgtttaccaagtgcttttgtgtgtgtgtgtgtgtgtgtgtgtgtgtgtgtgtgtgtgtgtgtgtgtgtgtgtgtgtgtgtgtgtgtgtgtgtgtgtgtgtgtgtgtgtgttgtttaccaagcccttttttttgttgttgttgttgtttaccaagtgcttttgtgtgtgtgtgtgtgtgtgtgtgtgtgtgtgtgtgtgtgtgtgtgtgtgtgtgtgtgtgtgtgtgtgttgtttaccaagcccttttttttgttgttgttgtttaccaagtgcttttgtgcgtgcgtgcatgcgtacatgcgtgtgtgtgtgtgtgttgtttaccaagccctttttttgttgttgttgtttaccaagtgcttttgtgtgtgtgtgtgtgtgtgtgtgttgtttaccaagccctttttttgttgttgttgtttaccaagtgcttttgtgtgtgtgtgtgtgtgtgtgtgtgtgtgtgtgtgtgtgtgttgtttaccaagcccttttttttcttgttgttgtttaccaagtgcttttgtgcgtgcgtgcgtacgtgcgtgtgtgtgtgttgtttaccaagccctttttttgttgttgttgttgtttaccaagtgcttttgtgcgtgcgtgcgtacgtgcgtgtgtgtgtgttgtttaccaagccctttttttgttgttgttgttgtttaccaagtgcttttgtgtgtgtgtgtgtgtgtgtgtgtgtgtgtgtgtgtgttgtttacctagccctttttttgttgttgtttaccaagtgcttttgtgcgtgcgtgcgtgcgtgtgtgtgtgtgtgtgtgtgtgtgtgtgtgtgtgtgtgtgtgtgtgtgtgtgtgtgtgtgtgtgtgtgtgtgtgttgtttacctagccctttttttgttgttgttgtttaccaagtgcttttgtgcgtgcgtgtgtgcgtgtgtgtgtgtgtgtgttgtttaccaagccctttttttgttgttgttgtttaccaagtgcttttgtgtgtgtgtgtgtgcgtgtgtgtctttgtgtgtgtgtgtgtgtgtgtgtgtgtgtgtgttgtttaccaagccctttttttgttgttgttgtttaccaagtgcttttgtgtgcgtgtgtgtgtgtgtgtgtgttgtttaccaAGCcctttttttgtgtatgtgttgtttaccaagcgttttgtgtgtgtgtgtgtgtgtgtgtgtgtgtgtgtgtgtgtgtgtgtgcgtgtgcgtgtgtgtgtgtgtgtaaagctcCAGAGAAGCAGATATATTTGGGGTTATTTTCACGGTTTGGTTCCCATCATCATCTGGACTCTCTGGAGGAGGAGAGAGGATGTGAAAACGCAGATCTGACTTAtgaaatataaagtaatatatagCGTGTTGAGATAAACACGCAGCTGGGTTGCTGCATCCcagcgttgggtcaaatatggataaatgcAACCATTGCGTTAAaaggtgtcatttaaatttaattgaaaaactattaacccaacattgggtttgtccatgtgTAACCCAAAATTCACAATGTTTGCACCATGACGTGGCCAAGAAATAGCATtttggcgcagtgagtagcacgatcgcctcacagtaagaaggtcgctggtt
This genomic stretch from Danio aesculapii chromosome 1, fDanAes4.1, whole genome shotgun sequence harbors:
- the LOC130223030 gene encoding GTPase IMAP family member 8-like, with the protein product MLAQRKWRYIDDIIKKLGVNIMLLGNTGAGKSASGNTIMGEDRFLEHFSPQAVTYFSELANTVVDGQRITVMDTVGLSNTQVKISEAKRQIENMLKEKDVHVFLLVVRLGDKFTEFESKLLKWIRQNFGADIFKRTIVLFTHVDQLHEPVERYLHESKSLQSIIHQCFGRYHVFNNRDKGRAQVNELLEKIKKVRMMNGELSRYSIRDYRKVQHDLLMKDCAIGAAVCGVMFFMIAPALGVGKAAQTGAMIGTGLLALAAFLGVIILARKCFS